The following coding sequences are from one Alosa alosa isolate M-15738 ecotype Scorff River chromosome 13, AALO_Geno_1.1, whole genome shotgun sequence window:
- the LOC125306032 gene encoding rhodopsin-like isoform X2 encodes MSVGVNGTLRGAVSVPSSITPFFRSQLSPSADLAVAIFLITTGVVSVVGNGVVLLVYGRKRKKLRPHELLTINLAVCDFGYSLLGAPFPITSSLSHAWVFGQTGCLYYGMQGFVFGIGSLITTCLISLDRAFKICSIQYGQWVERRHASLSIVLVWIYTIFWGLLPVFGFGSYGPEPYATSCTINWWSMKSSLNDKIYIYLIMSLCFGVPTLIIITSYIAIMVTVYRSSRTLASIPSSTVTHSSKELRLTKIAAVVCSSFLLAWMPYAIVSLYSALTAKEEPGEYVGILTAEAGPTGQATPKLADFLAFPSLLNWTSVENYTTIHKTLDMWSNSTMQSNFRPDFNPVSSVGPGSVLGPQSTRAVSSLPPEVTLIPAMFAKSHCMVNPFIYQIMNHEFRANVCYIFCGRGLDREMTSRRGREGSDSEGNRSSMNLSYCHSWRKSSSNTPNQGDHRKKKLQNPGSEKGHRSSWHGSGGSDWASLDAATLDTQINIEGEKGSEKGQGGSTSSSLLTCED; translated from the exons ATGTCTGTGGGAGTGAATGGTACTTTGAGAGGGGCTGTCTCTGTACCCTCTTCAATTACCCCTTTCTTCCGGTCCCAGCTGTCACCCTCCGCAGACTTAGCTGTGGCTATATTCCTCATCACCACAG GCGTGGTGTCAGTGGTGGGTAATGGTGTGGTTTTGCTGGTTTATGGGCgaaagagaaagaaactcaGGCCCCATGAGCTGTTGACCATAAACCTAGCGGTTTGTGACTTTGGCTACAGTCTCCTCGGCGCACCCTTTCCTATAACGTCCAG CCTGTCTCATGCCTGGGTGTTTGGTCAGACTGGGTGTCTTTACTACGGGATGCAAGGCTTTGTGTTTGGCATCGGCTCTCTGATCACCACCTGCCTTATCTCTCTAGACCGCGCTTTCAAGATCTGCAGCATCCAGTACG gCCAGTGGGTTGAAAGGAGACATGCATCTTTGTCCATTGTGCTGGTATGGATCTACACCATATTCTGGGGATTACTTCCTGTTTTCGGTTTCGGTAGCTATGGGCCAGAGCCATATGCCACAAGCTGCACAATTAACTG GTGGAGTATGAAGTCATCTCTCAATGACAAGATCTACATCTATCTCATAATGTCCCTCTGTTTCGGAGTGCCCACCTTGATCATCATCACTTCTTACATCGCCATCATGGTGACG GTTTATCGCTCTAGTCGTACCTTGGCATCCATTCCATCCTCAACTGTCACACACAGCAGCAAAGAATTGAGACTCACAAAG ATCGCTGCAGTGGTTTGCTCATCCTTTCTCTTGGCCTGGATGCCGTACGCTATCGTTTCTCTCTACTCCGCACTGACAGCCAAGGAGGAACCAGGAGAATATGTAGGAATCCTGACAGCTGAAGCTGGACCGACAGGGCAAGCGACCCCCAAGCTGGCCGATTTCCTCGCTTTCCCGTCGCTCCTCAACTGGACCTCCGTGGAAAATTACACCACTATCCACAAGACTCTGGACATGTGGAGTAACAGTACAATGCAATCCAACTTCAGGCCGGACTTCAACCCGGTGTCTTCAGTGGGTCCTGGTTCAGTCCTGGGGCCCCAAAGCACTCGGGCCGTGTCCAGCCTGCCTCCGGAGGTGACGCTGATCCCAGCTATGTTCGCCAAATCGCACTGCATGGTCAACCCCTTCATCTACCAGATCATGAACCACGAGTTCAGGGCAAACGTGTGCTACATTTTCTGTGGGAGAGGCTTGGACAGAGAGATGACAAGccgaagagggagagaggggagtgacTCTGAAG GCAACCGCAGCAGCATGAACCTGTCCTACTGCCACAGCTGGAGGAAGAGCTCTTCAAACACCCCGAATCAGGGAGACCACAGGAAGAAGAAGCTCCAGAATCCGGGCAGTGAAAAGGGCCACCGCAGCTCCTGGCACGGCAGCGGAGGCAGCGACTGGGCCTCCCTGGACGCAGCCACGCTGGACACCCAGATCAACATAGAGGGGGAGAAAGGAAGTGAGAAGGGTCAGGGAGGGTCCACCTCCAGCAGTCTGTTAACTTGTGAAGACTGA
- the LOC125306032 gene encoding rhodopsin-like isoform X1: MSVGVNGTLRGAVSVPSSITPFFRSQLSPSADLAVAIFLITTGVVSVVGNGVVLLVYGRKRKKLRPHELLTINLAVCDFGYSLLGAPFPITSRCPAGILFMADWPNQSEQGRATAGGHIIRRKADLRGSALWNGTAISLSHAWVFGQTGCLYYGMQGFVFGIGSLITTCLISLDRAFKICSIQYGQWVERRHASLSIVLVWIYTIFWGLLPVFGFGSYGPEPYATSCTINWWSMKSSLNDKIYIYLIMSLCFGVPTLIIITSYIAIMVTVYRSSRTLASIPSSTVTHSSKELRLTKIAAVVCSSFLLAWMPYAIVSLYSALTAKEEPGEYVGILTAEAGPTGQATPKLADFLAFPSLLNWTSVENYTTIHKTLDMWSNSTMQSNFRPDFNPVSSVGPGSVLGPQSTRAVSSLPPEVTLIPAMFAKSHCMVNPFIYQIMNHEFRANVCYIFCGRGLDREMTSRRGREGSDSEGNRSSMNLSYCHSWRKSSSNTPNQGDHRKKKLQNPGSEKGHRSSWHGSGGSDWASLDAATLDTQINIEGEKGSEKGQGGSTSSSLLTCED; this comes from the exons ATGTCTGTGGGAGTGAATGGTACTTTGAGAGGGGCTGTCTCTGTACCCTCTTCAATTACCCCTTTCTTCCGGTCCCAGCTGTCACCCTCCGCAGACTTAGCTGTGGCTATATTCCTCATCACCACAG GCGTGGTGTCAGTGGTGGGTAATGGTGTGGTTTTGCTGGTTTATGGGCgaaagagaaagaaactcaGGCCCCATGAGCTGTTGACCATAAACCTAGCGGTTTGTGACTTTGGCTACAGTCTCCTCGGCGCACCCTTTCCTATAACGTCCAG ATGCCCAGCAGGGATTCTCTTCATGGCTGATTGGCCAAATCAAAGTGAACAGGGGAGGGCTACTGCAGGGGGCCACATAATCAGGAGGAAAGCAGACCTTCGTGGTTCTGCGTTGTGGAATGGAACCGCCATCAG CCTGTCTCATGCCTGGGTGTTTGGTCAGACTGGGTGTCTTTACTACGGGATGCAAGGCTTTGTGTTTGGCATCGGCTCTCTGATCACCACCTGCCTTATCTCTCTAGACCGCGCTTTCAAGATCTGCAGCATCCAGTACG gCCAGTGGGTTGAAAGGAGACATGCATCTTTGTCCATTGTGCTGGTATGGATCTACACCATATTCTGGGGATTACTTCCTGTTTTCGGTTTCGGTAGCTATGGGCCAGAGCCATATGCCACAAGCTGCACAATTAACTG GTGGAGTATGAAGTCATCTCTCAATGACAAGATCTACATCTATCTCATAATGTCCCTCTGTTTCGGAGTGCCCACCTTGATCATCATCACTTCTTACATCGCCATCATGGTGACG GTTTATCGCTCTAGTCGTACCTTGGCATCCATTCCATCCTCAACTGTCACACACAGCAGCAAAGAATTGAGACTCACAAAG ATCGCTGCAGTGGTTTGCTCATCCTTTCTCTTGGCCTGGATGCCGTACGCTATCGTTTCTCTCTACTCCGCACTGACAGCCAAGGAGGAACCAGGAGAATATGTAGGAATCCTGACAGCTGAAGCTGGACCGACAGGGCAAGCGACCCCCAAGCTGGCCGATTTCCTCGCTTTCCCGTCGCTCCTCAACTGGACCTCCGTGGAAAATTACACCACTATCCACAAGACTCTGGACATGTGGAGTAACAGTACAATGCAATCCAACTTCAGGCCGGACTTCAACCCGGTGTCTTCAGTGGGTCCTGGTTCAGTCCTGGGGCCCCAAAGCACTCGGGCCGTGTCCAGCCTGCCTCCGGAGGTGACGCTGATCCCAGCTATGTTCGCCAAATCGCACTGCATGGTCAACCCCTTCATCTACCAGATCATGAACCACGAGTTCAGGGCAAACGTGTGCTACATTTTCTGTGGGAGAGGCTTGGACAGAGAGATGACAAGccgaagagggagagaggggagtgacTCTGAAG GCAACCGCAGCAGCATGAACCTGTCCTACTGCCACAGCTGGAGGAAGAGCTCTTCAAACACCCCGAATCAGGGAGACCACAGGAAGAAGAAGCTCCAGAATCCGGGCAGTGAAAAGGGCCACCGCAGCTCCTGGCACGGCAGCGGAGGCAGCGACTGGGCCTCCCTGGACGCAGCCACGCTGGACACCCAGATCAACATAGAGGGGGAGAAAGGAAGTGAGAAGGGTCAGGGAGGGTCCACCTCCAGCAGTCTGTTAACTTGTGAAGACTGA
- the pabpc1a gene encoding polyadenylate-binding protein 1A isoform X1 codes for MNHSAAPSYPMASLYVGDLHPDVTEAMLYEKFSPAGPILSIRVCRDMITRRSLGYAYVNFQQPADAERALDTMNFDVIKGRPVRIMWSQRDPSLRKSGVGNIFIKNLDKSIDNKALYDTFSAFGNILSCKVVCDENGSKGYGFVHFETQEAAERAIEKMNGMLLNDRKVFVGRFKSRKEREAELGARAKEFTNVYIKNFGEDMDDEKLREIFGKFGPALSIRVMTDESGRSKGFGFVSYERHEDAQRAVDEMNGKELNGKLVYVGRAQKKVERQTELKRKFEQMKHDRMTRYQGVNLYVKNLDDGLDDERLRKEFSPFGTITSAKVMMEGGRSKGFGFVCFSSPEEATKAVTEMNGRIVATKPLYVALAQRKEERQAHLTNQYMQRMATVRAVPNPVINPYQPAPPSGYFMAAIPQAQNRAAYYPTSQLAQLRPGPRWATQGMRPQHFQSMQANTMRPSAPRPQTFSTVRPASQVPRMVASQRMTSQSLGPRPASATAPTAAPVRGVPQYKYAAGVRNPQLGSQPHSAMQQPAVHVQGQEPLTASMLAAAPPQEQKQMLGERLFPLIQNMHPNLAGKITGMLLEIDNSELLHMLESPESLRSKVDEAVAVLQAHQAKEAAQKSVTGPAVPAV; via the exons ATGAACCACAGCGCAGCTCCCAGTTACCCCATGGCCTCCTTGTACGTCGGGGATCTCCATCCTGATGTGACCGAGGCAATGCTATATGAGAAGTTCAGTCCTGCCGGCCCCATACTTTCAATTCGGGTTTGCAGGGATATGATAACACGTCGCTCCCTCGGATATGCCTATGTAAACTTTCAGCAACCGGCAGACG CTGAGCGAGCACTGGACACCATGAACTTTGATGTCATCAAGGGCAGGCCTGTGCGCATTATGTGGTCCCAGCGTGACCCTTCCCTCAGAAAGAGTGGTGTTGGAAACATATTCATTAAAAACCTGGACAAGTCCATCGACAACAAGGCCCTTTATGATACATTTTCGGCTTTCGGAAACATCCTCTCTTGCAAG GTGGTTTGTGATGAGAATGGCTCAAAGGGCTACGGCTTTGTACACTTTGAGACCCAGGAGGCGGCAGAGAGAGCCATAGAGAAAATGAACGGCATGCTGCTTAATGATCGCAAAGT GTTTGTGGGGCGTTTCAAGTCCCGCAAGGAACGAGAGGCCGAGCTGGGTGCCCGTGCTAAGGAGTTCACCAACGTCTACATCAAGAACTTTGGAGAGGACATGGACGATGAAAAACTGCGCGAGATCTTTGGCAAGTTTG GCCCTGCACTGAGCATCAGGGTGATGACGGATGAGAGCGGGAGGTCCAAAGGCTTTGGCTTCGTCAGCTATGAGAGACACGAGGACGCACAGAGG GCCGTGGATGAGATGAATGGGAAGGAGCTGAACGGTAAGCTGGTGTACGTGGGCCGGGCGCAGAAGAAGGTGGAGCGGCAGACGGAGCTCAAGCGCAAATTTGAGCAGATGAAGCATGACCGCATGACCCGCTACCAG GGTGTGAATCTCTATGTGAAGAACCTGGATGATGGGTTGGATGATGAGCGCCTGCGTAAAGAGTTCTCCCCATTTGGGACAATTACCAGTGCCAAG GTCATGATGGAGGGCGGCCGCAGCAAAGGCTTCGGCTTTGTGTGCTTCTCCTCGCCAGAGGAGGCCACCAAGGCTGTGACTGAGATGAACGGGCGCATCGTGGCCACCAAGCCCCTGTACGTGGCACTGGCGCAGCGCAAGGAGGAGCGCCAGGCCCACCTCACCAACCAGTACATGCAGAGGATGGCCACCGTCCGGGCCGTGCCCAACCCGGTCATCAACCCCTACCAGCCCGCGCCACCCTCCGGCTACTTCATGGCCGCCATCCCCCAG GCCCAGAACCGCGCTGCGTACTACCCCACCAGCCAGCTGGCTCAGCTCAGACCTGGCCCACGCTGGGCCACCCAGGGCATGCGCCCTCAGC ATTTCCAGAGCATGCAAGCGAACACCATGCGGCCGTCCGCACCTCGTCCGCAGACCTTCAGCACTGTGAGACCGGCCTCCCAGGTGCCACGCATGGTGGCATCTCAGCGCATGA CCTCTCAGAGTCTTGGCCCACGGCCGGCCAGTGCCACAGCTCCCACTGCTGCACCGGTGCGCGGCGTTCCCCAATACAAGTATGCTGCAGGAGTGAGGAACCCACAGCTGGGCTCACAGCCACACTCCGCCATGCAGCag CCTGCTGTCCATGTCCAAGGCCAGGAGCCGCTGACAGCCTCCATGCTGGCAGCAGCCCCCCCACAGGAGCAGAAGCAGATGTTGG GGGAGCGCCTGTTCCCACTGATCCAGAACATGCACCCCAACCTGGCGGGGAAGATCACAGGCATGCTGCTGGAGATCGACAACTCCGAGCTCCTCCACATGTTAGAGTCTCCAGAGTCTCTGCGCTCCAag GTGGATGAGGCCGTGGCTGTGCTGCAGGCTCACCAGGCTAAAGAGGCCGCTCAGAAGTCTGTTACTGGCCCAGCTGTGCCAGCTGTTT
- the pabpc1a gene encoding polyadenylate-binding protein 1A isoform X2, producing the protein MNHSAAPSYPMASLYVGDLHPDVTEAMLYEKFSPAGPILSIRVCRDMITRRSLGYAYVNFQQPADAERALDTMNFDVIKGRPVRIMWSQRDPSLRKSGVGNIFIKNLDKSIDNKALYDTFSAFGNILSCKVVCDENGSKGYGFVHFETQEAAERAIEKMNGMLLNDRKVFVGRFKSRKEREAELGARAKEFTNVYIKNFGEDMDDEKLREIFGPALSIRVMTDESGRSKGFGFVSYERHEDAQRAVDEMNGKELNGKLVYVGRAQKKVERQTELKRKFEQMKHDRMTRYQGVNLYVKNLDDGLDDERLRKEFSPFGTITSAKVMMEGGRSKGFGFVCFSSPEEATKAVTEMNGRIVATKPLYVALAQRKEERQAHLTNQYMQRMATVRAVPNPVINPYQPAPPSGYFMAAIPQAQNRAAYYPTSQLAQLRPGPRWATQGMRPQHFQSMQANTMRPSAPRPQTFSTVRPASQVPRMVASQRMTSQSLGPRPASATAPTAAPVRGVPQYKYAAGVRNPQLGSQPHSAMQQPAVHVQGQEPLTASMLAAAPPQEQKQMLGERLFPLIQNMHPNLAGKITGMLLEIDNSELLHMLESPESLRSKVDEAVAVLQAHQAKEAAQKSVTGPAVPAV; encoded by the exons ATGAACCACAGCGCAGCTCCCAGTTACCCCATGGCCTCCTTGTACGTCGGGGATCTCCATCCTGATGTGACCGAGGCAATGCTATATGAGAAGTTCAGTCCTGCCGGCCCCATACTTTCAATTCGGGTTTGCAGGGATATGATAACACGTCGCTCCCTCGGATATGCCTATGTAAACTTTCAGCAACCGGCAGACG CTGAGCGAGCACTGGACACCATGAACTTTGATGTCATCAAGGGCAGGCCTGTGCGCATTATGTGGTCCCAGCGTGACCCTTCCCTCAGAAAGAGTGGTGTTGGAAACATATTCATTAAAAACCTGGACAAGTCCATCGACAACAAGGCCCTTTATGATACATTTTCGGCTTTCGGAAACATCCTCTCTTGCAAG GTGGTTTGTGATGAGAATGGCTCAAAGGGCTACGGCTTTGTACACTTTGAGACCCAGGAGGCGGCAGAGAGAGCCATAGAGAAAATGAACGGCATGCTGCTTAATGATCGCAAAGT GTTTGTGGGGCGTTTCAAGTCCCGCAAGGAACGAGAGGCCGAGCTGGGTGCCCGTGCTAAGGAGTTCACCAACGTCTACATCAAGAACTTTGGAGAGGACATGGACGATGAAAAACTGCGCGAGATCTTTG GCCCTGCACTGAGCATCAGGGTGATGACGGATGAGAGCGGGAGGTCCAAAGGCTTTGGCTTCGTCAGCTATGAGAGACACGAGGACGCACAGAGG GCCGTGGATGAGATGAATGGGAAGGAGCTGAACGGTAAGCTGGTGTACGTGGGCCGGGCGCAGAAGAAGGTGGAGCGGCAGACGGAGCTCAAGCGCAAATTTGAGCAGATGAAGCATGACCGCATGACCCGCTACCAG GGTGTGAATCTCTATGTGAAGAACCTGGATGATGGGTTGGATGATGAGCGCCTGCGTAAAGAGTTCTCCCCATTTGGGACAATTACCAGTGCCAAG GTCATGATGGAGGGCGGCCGCAGCAAAGGCTTCGGCTTTGTGTGCTTCTCCTCGCCAGAGGAGGCCACCAAGGCTGTGACTGAGATGAACGGGCGCATCGTGGCCACCAAGCCCCTGTACGTGGCACTGGCGCAGCGCAAGGAGGAGCGCCAGGCCCACCTCACCAACCAGTACATGCAGAGGATGGCCACCGTCCGGGCCGTGCCCAACCCGGTCATCAACCCCTACCAGCCCGCGCCACCCTCCGGCTACTTCATGGCCGCCATCCCCCAG GCCCAGAACCGCGCTGCGTACTACCCCACCAGCCAGCTGGCTCAGCTCAGACCTGGCCCACGCTGGGCCACCCAGGGCATGCGCCCTCAGC ATTTCCAGAGCATGCAAGCGAACACCATGCGGCCGTCCGCACCTCGTCCGCAGACCTTCAGCACTGTGAGACCGGCCTCCCAGGTGCCACGCATGGTGGCATCTCAGCGCATGA CCTCTCAGAGTCTTGGCCCACGGCCGGCCAGTGCCACAGCTCCCACTGCTGCACCGGTGCGCGGCGTTCCCCAATACAAGTATGCTGCAGGAGTGAGGAACCCACAGCTGGGCTCACAGCCACACTCCGCCATGCAGCag CCTGCTGTCCATGTCCAAGGCCAGGAGCCGCTGACAGCCTCCATGCTGGCAGCAGCCCCCCCACAGGAGCAGAAGCAGATGTTGG GGGAGCGCCTGTTCCCACTGATCCAGAACATGCACCCCAACCTGGCGGGGAAGATCACAGGCATGCTGCTGGAGATCGACAACTCCGAGCTCCTCCACATGTTAGAGTCTCCAGAGTCTCTGCGCTCCAag GTGGATGAGGCCGTGGCTGTGCTGCAGGCTCACCAGGCTAAAGAGGCCGCTCAGAAGTCTGTTACTGGCCCAGCTGTGCCAGCTGTTT